The sequence CTTGTTACATTCGTGGCACTGATAGGGTCTCTCTCCGGTGTGTATCCTCGTGTGATTGACCAGATCTGACTTCTGACAGAAGTTTCGCCCACAAAACTGGCACTGATACAGTTTGTCCTTTGTGTGGATCCTTACATGTCGGATTAAAGTCTTAGTCAAGGAGAAGCATTTGTTGCAACATGGACACTTGTAGGGTTTCCGTGCTGTTCCGTCTTCAACGTGCACCATGAGCTCGGCGGGTTTTCCTGAAGGTCTCCTTACGCTGAGATGGTTGGGTTCTGTCTCACCTGGGTTCACTGAGCGGAGCAGCGGATCATCAGCGCTGGTGTCTGATGCTCCACCATCAGCTCCGTTCGGCTCAGTTTTAACGTGATCCACTGTAAGCGTAATTGAGGAGTCTTGATCTATGTCAGCGACAGTCTGGATTTGGTACAGACACAGGGGCTGCAGGGATTCCTGATCAAACTCACTTCTGTCATAGGGAGTGAAAGTCAGTGGAAATGTCTTAACGCCAGAGTCGTCCTGTCTTGGGTCCAGCTCTTCTGACATCTTACTGGCAGGTGTCATTGGTCTGAGATGAGTTTCTGAATCCACCTTTTCATTAAAACACTGATATGGTTTCTCCTCAGTATGTTTCAGCCTGTGAATAAACAGACTGTCCCTCTGGTCGAAGCTGTTGTCACAGTCTTGGCACTTGTATGGTTTGGAGCCTTTGTGTATCCTGGTGTGAATGATGAATTCAGACTTGTAGCAGAAGTCGCGGTCACAGAACTGGCATTGGTAAGAAGAGGGTTTATCCTCTGGATGCTTCTTGATGTGTCGCACCATCATCTTTTTGGAAGAAAACCCCCTGAAACAAACGGGACATTTAAAGACTTGCTTCACTTTGAGGATTTTCAAAGGCAGGTTCAGGTCACGCTCCTGCTTCACACCCTCATCCTCAGCAGTATCAGTCTGTATTTCCAGATCACCTGGATCATTTTCACGAGCAGGAGAGGGGTGTGGGTGAGTGTTGGTGTTGCAGCAGTCCTCTGCGGGCTCTGACGTGGCGTCGTCTGGTTCCTCCCGGCTCACACTGATACGGGCAGGAGGCTGCTGCTGGCcacactgcagcttcatatcAGTGGCAGAGAACTGGCGACAGTCTGAAGCAAAGAAGACGACGAAATTAATTTTACAGAAGTTAATGTGAGGAACATTAGGAGATATTTTAAAGGCAAGAAATGTCAAACTGGTGTTAAAGGTAGTGTGCCAACAACCTTTTCTATGAAGATTAtactatacagtatatataatgTGTGCCTGAATATCTGACGCAATGATCTGTGAACCTGTGATAAACCGACCTTCACTATGGGCCTTGGCGACATCCAGCAGTCTGCGGTGGCTGTCCACTACCCACTTTGAACAGGACATTTCCTCTTCATACTCTATCATGGTTCTCTCTGCTATCCTGAAGATCTCCTCTGcggctgcagacagacactcaCTGA comes from Toxotes jaculatrix isolate fToxJac2 chromosome 21, fToxJac2.pri, whole genome shotgun sequence and encodes:
- the LOC121201503 gene encoding zinc finger protein 883-like, with translation MVKMAKMELLRALISECLSAAAEEIFRIAERTMIEYEEEMSCSKWVVDSHRRLLDVAKAHSEDCRQFSATDMKLQCGQQQPPARISVSREEPDDATSEPAEDCCNTNTHPHPSPARENDPGDLEIQTDTAEDEGVKQERDLNLPLKILKVKQVFKCPVCFRGFSSKKMMVRHIKKHPEDKPSSYQCQFCDRDFCYKSEFIIHTRIHKGSKPYKCQDCDNSFDQRDSLFIHRLKHTEEKPYQCFNEKVDSETHLRPMTPASKMSEELDPRQDDSGVKTFPLTFTPYDRSEFDQESLQPLCLYQIQTVADIDQDSSITLTVDHVKTEPNGADGGASDTSADDPLLRSVNPGETEPNHLSVRRPSGKPAELMVHVEDGTARKPYKCPCCNKCFSLTKTLIRHVRIHTKDKLYQCQFCGRNFCQKSDLVNHTRIHTGERPYQCHECNKSFAQKGNLVVHMRKHTGEKPYQCRECGCRFGQKSSLDCHMLSHR